One Polaribacter sp. KT25b DNA segment encodes these proteins:
- a CDS encoding RagB/SusD family nutrient uptake outer membrane protein, translated as MLKTIKQLLVFAILVALLGCANNLEEEPRGKVNDPESIYKQYANLEATVMAMYAGIRGDANWSRGFATSAYMTTMFGADDLTTQIGGNKGEFREFDSFNKSANNGAMMNLWRGCYNAILNANEVIEYGYLTIGDQEEIDNLIGQAYFVRAFSYFYLVRSWGRIPLYTSAKTLPTDIGLSNVEDVYAVIIDDLLQAENLLPTIQSLLGLPSQGAAKALLSEVYLTQAGWPLNVQASYKLAADKAKEVIDNKGVYGYDLLPDFASLWLRSYDNSSESIFSLQYDNSDGANAFHISGKASMPEGEENGWDDFFVELNFFNEFPDGPRKDATFRTSFLTSDGVTVHYTNSATKHPYYAKFRDGAVDETNPSTATFFNNAAYMLIRYAEVLLIYAEAQSRADGSPSSSAYDALNQVRVRAGLIPLSGLGTDEFIEAVIDEKGWELAGEGQRWYDLIRTEKVAEVNNKRSSEEQVKIIGSTGTDNYYAPIPESEILLNPNLGN; from the coding sequence ATGCTAAAAACTATAAAACAATTACTTGTATTTGCAATTCTAGTTGCCTTATTGGGTTGTGCAAATAATTTAGAAGAAGAACCAAGAGGTAAGGTTAACGATCCAGAAAGCATTTATAAACAATATGCAAACTTAGAAGCAACTGTAATGGCAATGTACGCAGGCATTCGTGGAGATGCTAATTGGTCTAGAGGTTTTGCTACTTCTGCTTATATGACCACTATGTTCGGGGCAGATGACTTAACTACTCAAATTGGAGGAAACAAAGGAGAATTTCGTGAGTTCGATTCGTTTAATAAATCAGCAAACAACGGAGCTATGATGAATCTATGGCGTGGTTGTTACAATGCTATCTTAAATGCTAACGAAGTTATTGAATATGGATATTTAACCATTGGAGACCAAGAAGAAATAGATAACTTAATTGGCCAGGCGTATTTTGTTAGAGCTTTTAGCTATTTCTATTTAGTAAGAAGTTGGGGACGTATTCCTCTATACACTTCGGCTAAAACTTTACCTACAGATATTGGCTTGTCTAATGTTGAAGATGTTTATGCAGTAATTATAGACGATTTATTACAAGCCGAAAATTTATTACCAACAATTCAAAGTCTACTAGGGTTACCATCACAAGGAGCTGCTAAAGCATTACTTTCTGAAGTATATTTAACCCAAGCAGGTTGGCCTTTAAATGTGCAAGCTAGTTATAAATTAGCTGCAGATAAAGCCAAGGAAGTAATAGACAATAAAGGTGTATATGGATATGATCTTCTTCCAGACTTTGCTAGTCTTTGGCTTAGAAGTTATGATAATAGTTCAGAATCTATTTTTTCTTTACAATACGATAATTCAGATGGAGCAAATGCCTTTCACATTTCAGGAAAAGCTTCTATGCCAGAAGGTGAAGAAAATGGTTGGGATGATTTTTTTGTAGAATTAAATTTCTTTAATGAGTTTCCTGATGGACCTAGAAAAGATGCCACGTTTAGAACCAGCTTTTTAACATCAGATGGGGTTACAGTGCATTACACAAATAGTGCAACAAAACATCCATATTATGCAAAGTTTAGAGATGGTGCCGTTGATGAAACAAATCCTTCAACAGCTACATTTTTTAATAATGCTGCCTATATGTTAATTAGATATGCAGAAGTCTTATTAATTTATGCAGAAGCTCAATCAAGAGCAGATGGTTCTCCAAGTTCTTCTGCATATGATGCTTTAAATCAAGTAAGAGTTAGGGCTGGTTTAATACCATTGTCTGGACTTGGAACAGATGAGTTTATAGAAGCAGTAATAGACGAAAAAGGTTGGGAGTTAGCAGGAGAAGGACAACGTTGGTATGATTTGATAAGAACAGAAAAAGTAGCAGAAGTAAACAATAAAAGAAGTTCAGAAGAACAAGTTAAAATTATTGGAAGCACAGGTACAGATAATTATTATGCTCCAATTCCAGAATCAGAAATATTATTGAATCCTAATTTAGGTAATTAA
- a CDS encoding magnesium chelatase, which produces MNLENIKTLGELKKSGYESKSIKDELRENLISKMMNKETVFKGVHGYENTVIPELERAILSRHNINLLGLRGQAKTRLARLMVNLLDEYIPVVTGSEINDDPFNPISRYALELIKEKGDETPIFWLHRSERFAEKLATPDVTVADIIGDVDPIKAANLKLSYADDRVIHFGMIPRANRCIFVINELPDLQARIQVALFNILQEGDIQIRGFKLRLPLDMQFVFTANPEDYTNRGSIVTPLKDRIGSQILTHYPEDIETAKTITQQEANKVNAQKEFIEVPELAKDLLEQIVFEARESEYIDAKSGVSARLSISAFENLLSTAERRALISGDDKTMIRLNDFDGIIPAITGKVELVYEGEQEGAQVVAETLIKNAIKTLFPSYFPEIKKLERQDAESPYDDIISWFFNADEDFELLDEYSEEQYKTELDKVKPLDDFVKKYQPNITKEESYFIKEFVLWALVEFKKLSKYRFAEGTQFKDPYGNFISGL; this is translated from the coding sequence ATGAATTTAGAAAATATAAAAACATTAGGAGAATTAAAGAAATCTGGATACGAATCTAAATCAATTAAAGATGAGTTAAGAGAAAATCTCATCAGTAAAATGATGAATAAAGAAACTGTTTTTAAAGGTGTTCATGGTTATGAAAACACAGTAATTCCAGAATTAGAAAGAGCAATTTTAAGTAGACACAATATCAATTTATTAGGTTTAAGAGGTCAGGCAAAAACGCGTTTAGCAAGATTGATGGTAAACTTGTTAGATGAATATATTCCAGTGGTTACAGGTTCTGAGATTAACGATGATCCTTTTAATCCAATATCTAGATATGCACTGGAATTGATTAAAGAAAAAGGAGATGAAACTCCGATTTTTTGGTTGCACAGAAGTGAACGATTTGCAGAAAAATTAGCCACTCCAGATGTTACCGTTGCAGATATTATTGGTGATGTAGACCCTATAAAAGCAGCCAATTTAAAGTTGAGTTATGCAGATGATAGGGTTATCCATTTTGGTATGATTCCAAGAGCAAACAGATGTATTTTTGTAATTAATGAATTACCAGATTTACAAGCCAGAATTCAGGTTGCTTTGTTTAATATTTTGCAAGAAGGCGATATTCAAATTAGAGGATTTAAATTGCGCTTACCTTTAGATATGCAATTTGTATTTACAGCAAACCCAGAAGATTATACCAATAGAGGAAGTATTGTTACGCCTTTAAAAGATAGAATTGGTTCGCAAATTTTAACGCATTATCCAGAAGATATAGAAACGGCTAAAACCATTACCCAGCAAGAAGCAAACAAAGTAAATGCTCAAAAAGAATTTATAGAAGTGCCAGAATTAGCAAAAGATTTGTTAGAACAAATTGTTTTTGAAGCTAGAGAAAGCGAATATATAGATGCTAAAAGTGGTGTAAGTGCCCGTTTAAGTATCTCTGCTTTTGAAAATTTATTAAGCACAGCAGAAAGAAGAGCATTAATATCTGGTGATGATAAAACAATGATTCGACTAAATGATTTCGACGGAATTATTCCTGCAATTACAGGAAAAGTAGAATTGGTGTATGAAGGCGAACAAGAAGGCGCACAAGTAGTGGCAGAAACTTTAATTAAGAATGCCATTAAAACATTATTCCCAAGTTATTTTCCCGAGATTAAAAAGTTAGAAAGACAAGATGCAGAATCTCCTTATGATGATATTATTTCTTGGTTCTTTAATGCAGATGAAGATTTTGAATTGTTAGATGAATATTCTGAGGAACAATATAAAACTGAATTAGATAAGGTAAAACCTTTAGATGATTTTGTGAAAAAATATCAACCAAATATTACAAAAGAAGAAAGTTATTTCATAAAAGAATTTGTTTTATGGGCGTTAGTAGAATTTAAAAAATTAAGTAAATATCGTTTTGCAGAAGGCACACAATTTAAAGATCCTTATGGTAATTTTATAAGTGGATTGTAA
- a CDS encoding MFS transporter, with protein MISKIKGEFLHFKTMPHGMRVLLITNMIYSMVLPIIEVFVSAYIMRSQNDPSLVLKYQLAVFTGIPITFIVNGYLLNRIRVAHLYSLGMLLSGVSMFIMMFLDNLDLTAIIISGFLMGLSYGFFWSNRDFLALETTNDENRNYYYGLETFFYTISAIIIPALVGALFFYTNEFNWFGGGEVISYRLLTVLVFVLTITSTVIIHRGKFQNPKLKKFIYFKFDNLWNKLLVLSALKGLAQGYLVTVPAILILKLVGNEETLSTVLSFSGIIAAVTLYLLGRFTKPNHRIYIFAIAYIIFFIGAFIHAYLFSALGVIIFILSKVLYQPLHDISYFPIQLRVIDVLSEKENKSEFSYILNHEFGLYIGRIVGIGLFLMLAAFASDTIALRYSLIIIGIVQLLSIPLAKHIIKKTK; from the coding sequence ATGATAAGCAAGATAAAAGGAGAGTTTTTGCATTTTAAAACTATGCCACATGGCATGAGAGTATTGCTCATTACTAACATGATTTATTCTATGGTATTACCAATTATAGAGGTGTTTGTTAGTGCTTATATTATGCGTAGTCAAAACGATCCAAGTTTGGTGTTAAAGTATCAATTAGCTGTGTTTACCGGAATTCCAATTACATTTATAGTTAATGGTTATTTACTTAACCGCATTAGGGTTGCACATTTATATAGTTTAGGAATGTTACTTAGTGGCGTGTCTATGTTTATAATGATGTTTTTAGATAATTTAGACTTAACTGCAATAATAATATCAGGTTTTTTAATGGGGTTGTCTTATGGTTTTTTCTGGTCAAATCGCGACTTTTTAGCCTTAGAAACCACTAATGATGAAAATAGGAATTATTATTATGGCTTAGAAACTTTCTTTTATACCATATCTGCTATTATAATTCCTGCATTAGTAGGAGCATTATTCTTTTATACCAATGAGTTTAATTGGTTTGGAGGAGGAGAAGTGATAAGTTATAGGTTATTAACTGTTTTGGTTTTTGTACTTACTATTACATCAACGGTTATTATTCATCGTGGAAAATTTCAAAACCCAAAACTTAAAAAATTCATCTATTTTAAATTTGATAATTTATGGAATAAATTATTAGTACTTTCTGCTCTTAAGGGGTTGGCACAAGGATATTTGGTAACTGTTCCTGCGATTTTAATTTTAAAATTGGTTGGGAATGAAGAAACTCTTTCTACTGTTTTGAGCTTCAGTGGTATTATTGCAGCTGTTACATTGTATTTGTTAGGTAGGTTTACTAAACCAAATCATCGTATTTACATTTTTGCTATCGCTTATATTATCTTTTTTATCGGCGCTTTTATACATGCTTATCTGTTTTCAGCATTAGGTGTAATCATCTTTATTTTAAGTAAAGTATTATATCAACCATTACATGATATTTCATATTTTCCAATTCAATTAAGAGTAATAGATGTTTTATCAGAAAAAGAAAATAAAAGTGAGTTTTCTTATATCTTAAATCATGAATTTGGTTTATACATAGGTAGAATAGTTGGTATTGGCTTATTTTTAATGTTAGCGGCTTTTGCTTCAGATACCATTGCATTAAGGTATTCACTTATAATTATTGGTATAGTTCAATTGTTATCTATTCCTTTAGCTAAACATATCATAAAAAAAACTAAATAA
- a CDS encoding AraC family transcriptional regulator yields MKVYSEITPLRDANIFVIQNHINARFDYPIHLHPEFELNLVMNCSGRRIIGDSVNDFHKTDLVLLGPNLYHKWERTDDKNSIAKVITVQFDKNLLSNNILNKNSLKPIKNLLENSFRGLCFYEQTKKDLIIQLHDLFNLKGFDATIKFLSILNNLAKSESYNYIAGAGFSSDLELSKNQKIHKTYDYITANYKSNNLSVKKIAEINNMSESAFSHFFKKRANKNFTEFVIDFRITQVIKLLQETNKTIREICYECGFNNISNFNRIFKKKMNVTPKSYRNKIQRISNLKNAGFNEEHNINKYTL; encoded by the coding sequence ATGAAAGTTTATTCAGAAATTACACCTTTAAGAGATGCTAATATTTTTGTTATTCAAAACCACATTAATGCACGTTTTGATTACCCAATACATTTACATCCAGAGTTTGAACTAAACCTAGTGATGAATTGTTCTGGTAGAAGAATAATTGGAGATTCTGTAAATGACTTTCATAAAACGGATTTAGTTCTATTGGGACCTAATTTATATCATAAATGGGAAAGAACTGATGATAAAAACTCGATAGCTAAAGTTATTACAGTACAATTCGATAAAAATTTATTATCAAATAATATTCTAAACAAAAACTCCCTAAAACCCATAAAGAATCTATTAGAAAACTCATTTAGAGGGTTATGTTTTTATGAACAAACTAAAAAAGACTTAATTATTCAGCTCCATGATTTATTTAATTTAAAAGGGTTTGATGCTACAATTAAATTTCTTTCTATATTAAATAATCTAGCTAAATCTGAAAGTTATAATTATATTGCAGGAGCTGGTTTTAGTTCTGATCTTGAGCTTTCAAAAAATCAAAAAATTCATAAAACCTACGATTATATAACTGCAAATTATAAAAGCAATAATCTCAGTGTAAAGAAAATAGCTGAAATTAATAATATGAGTGAATCTGCCTTTAGTCATTTCTTTAAAAAAAGAGCAAATAAAAATTTTACAGAATTTGTTATTGATTTTCGAATTACTCAAGTTATAAAACTACTACAGGAGACTAATAAAACCATAAGAGAAATATGTTATGAGTGTGGTTTTAACAATATATCTAACTTTAATAGAATTTTTAAGAAAAAAATGAATGTAACTCCTAAAAGTTATAGAAATAAAATTCAACGTATATCAAACCTAAAAAATGCAGGTTTTAATGAAGAGCATAATATTAATAAATACACTCTTTAA
- a CDS encoding TonB-dependent receptor, with protein MKKNKKQVITRSCLLLFFVLQTVFMASAQEVKREVSGKVIDETGMPLIGANILVKERNIGTITDFDGFFKLSITKDAKELQISMLGYKTQNVLLVDKLEFEIVLKEDINQLSEIVLIGYGGAKKKEDLTGAVGTISGKDFKDQPVTRVEHTLSGRTAGVQVKSNSGAPGGNLSIRIRGSNSIKGNNQPLVVVDGVIGANFQLVNPNDIESIQILKDASSTAIYGSRGANGVVIIATKSGKNKKPSISFNTFHSMSFLPKKIDYLNAAEFAELYNSYDRDLNFIPGVYAAPFSAADIAIYEQEGGTDWQDELFRQAFSSNYQISVAGGADKVKYYLSGEYLNQEGIVINSDFKRYNLRSKVDVELNDKMDLTLNMGWSKLKGVNNEDVGHQLGAIGRLPQWSPIEPIWDVEGVLYNNTPQYGAVSGNPVGLQYANISHNETSIFQPSAKFSYEIIEGLKANLFGSYENTNTTVYNLENNHILDPSPDVVSRASINNIGRERGQVNFILDYSKEIGEHKLQATGIYESGSYIEKGNFNGANGLNDVTLGWNNLALSESQTSSSYYYDEYYNSLALRVNYSFLERYLVTATVRRDGVSKFQGNNRYSTFPSFALAWNLGKEEFIQNFDVFSNLKLRASWGESGSHAIGSYATLPYFIQNGESNYHPNGSGTQTYVGLGVGAPGNENLKWETTAQYDLGIEIGLFNNKLNFEADYYNKDTNDLLVDVTLADYIGGESILKNIGTINNQGFEFSVNSKPIINDFFSWDVSANISVNRNTVVDLGGDELVLASTLYADSTTPITAIKVDEPLGSFYGYNFLGVWKSNEVTEAATFGNKPGDAKYEDVNGDGQIDSEDLKIIGNAQPDFTFGFSNTLNFGDVNFSFIITGQKGGKIFNGVYQKSIGLFGQNRAFTSPEWYNRWRVNHEDTDVPAFSSTSQNFPNSNRWLQDASYLRVQNITLSYDFKKEFISKLNLSEFQFYINAENIFTWTNYTGYSPDISSAGRSTGGGSTTDVDQNIDTGAYPVPRTFTIGLKAKF; from the coding sequence ATGAAAAAAAATAAGAAACAAGTAATTACTCGTAGTTGTTTATTGTTATTTTTTGTGCTTCAAACCGTTTTTATGGCCAGTGCACAAGAAGTAAAAAGAGAAGTTTCTGGAAAAGTTATTGATGAAACTGGTATGCCTTTAATTGGGGCTAATATTTTGGTTAAAGAAAGAAACATTGGAACTATAACAGATTTTGATGGTTTTTTTAAGCTAAGTATTACAAAAGATGCTAAGGAACTTCAAATCTCAATGCTTGGGTACAAAACTCAAAATGTATTATTAGTAGACAAATTAGAATTTGAAATTGTTTTAAAAGAAGACATAAACCAATTGTCTGAAATTGTATTAATTGGTTATGGTGGAGCAAAGAAAAAAGAAGATTTAACTGGTGCTGTTGGTACAATTTCAGGTAAAGACTTTAAAGATCAACCTGTAACTAGAGTAGAACATACCTTAAGTGGTAGAACAGCTGGTGTGCAAGTAAAAAGTAATTCTGGAGCTCCAGGAGGTAATTTGTCAATACGTATTCGTGGTTCAAATTCAATAAAAGGTAATAACCAACCATTAGTGGTTGTAGATGGTGTAATTGGTGCTAATTTTCAATTGGTTAATCCAAATGATATTGAGTCTATTCAAATCTTAAAAGACGCATCCTCTACAGCAATTTATGGATCTCGTGGAGCAAATGGTGTGGTGATTATTGCAACTAAATCAGGTAAAAATAAAAAGCCTAGTATCAGTTTTAATACTTTTCATAGTATGTCTTTTCTGCCAAAAAAGATAGATTATCTAAATGCTGCCGAATTTGCAGAATTATATAACTCTTATGATAGAGATTTAAACTTTATTCCAGGTGTTTATGCAGCTCCTTTTTCAGCAGCAGACATTGCTATTTACGAACAAGAAGGAGGTACAGATTGGCAAGATGAATTATTTAGACAAGCATTTTCTAGCAATTATCAAATATCTGTTGCAGGTGGTGCAGACAAAGTTAAATATTATTTGTCTGGAGAGTATTTAAATCAAGAAGGTATTGTTATAAATTCTGATTTTAAAAGATACAATCTTCGCTCAAAAGTAGATGTAGAGTTGAATGATAAAATGGACTTAACTCTAAATATGGGTTGGAGTAAGTTAAAAGGCGTTAATAATGAAGATGTAGGACATCAATTAGGAGCAATTGGTCGTTTACCTCAATGGTCTCCTATAGAACCTATTTGGGATGTTGAAGGTGTGTTATATAATAATACTCCTCAATATGGTGCCGTAAGTGGAAATCCTGTAGGATTACAATATGCAAATATTAGTCATAATGAAACCTCAATATTTCAGCCTAGCGCAAAGTTTTCTTATGAAATTATAGAAGGATTAAAAGCAAATCTTTTTGGTTCATATGAAAATACAAACACAACAGTATATAATTTAGAAAACAATCATATTTTAGACCCTAGTCCAGATGTGGTTTCTAGAGCCTCTATCAATAATATAGGAAGAGAAAGAGGACAAGTAAATTTTATTTTAGATTATTCTAAAGAAATTGGAGAGCATAAACTTCAGGCTACTGGGATTTATGAATCTGGAAGTTATATAGAAAAAGGAAATTTTAATGGAGCAAATGGTCTTAACGATGTAACTTTAGGTTGGAATAATTTGGCTTTAAGTGAATCGCAAACCTCATCTTCATATTATTATGATGAATACTATAATTCTTTAGCACTAAGAGTAAATTATTCTTTTCTTGAGCGTTATTTAGTAACAGCAACAGTAAGAAGAGATGGTGTTTCTAAATTTCAAGGAAATAATAGGTATAGTACTTTTCCATCATTTGCACTAGCATGGAATCTAGGAAAAGAAGAATTTATTCAAAATTTTGATGTATTTAGTAATTTAAAATTACGTGCTAGTTGGGGTGAATCAGGTAGTCATGCTATAGGTTCTTATGCTACGCTCCCTTATTTTATTCAGAATGGAGAAAGTAATTATCATCCAAATGGTTCTGGTACTCAAACTTATGTAGGGTTGGGAGTTGGTGCTCCAGGAAATGAGAATTTAAAATGGGAAACAACAGCTCAATATGATTTAGGTATAGAGATTGGGCTTTTTAATAATAAGTTAAATTTTGAAGCAGACTATTACAATAAAGATACTAACGATTTATTGGTAGATGTAACTTTAGCAGATTATATTGGAGGCGAGAGTATTCTTAAAAATATTGGAACTATCAATAACCAAGGATTTGAGTTTTCGGTAAATTCAAAACCAATTATTAATGATTTCTTTTCTTGGGATGTTTCTGCAAATATATCAGTAAATAGAAATACTGTAGTAGATTTGGGTGGAGATGAGTTGGTATTAGCTTCAACACTTTATGCAGATTCTACCACACCAATAACAGCAATAAAAGTAGATGAGCCTTTAGGATCTTTTTATGGATATAATTTTTTAGGTGTTTGGAAATCTAATGAAGTAACAGAAGCTGCTACTTTTGGTAACAAACCTGGTGATGCTAAATATGAAGATGTTAATGGAGATGGACAAATCGATTCTGAAGATTTAAAAATAATCGGAAATGCACAACCAGATTTCACGTTTGGATTTAGTAATACTTTAAATTTTGGTGATGTTAATTTCAGTTTTATTATCACGGGGCAAAAAGGAGGAAAAATCTTTAACGGAGTTTATCAAAAATCTATTGGATTGTTTGGGCAAAATAGAGCATTTACAAGTCCAGAATGGTATAATAGATGGAGGGTAAATCATGAAGATACCGATGTTCCTGCTTTTAGTTCAACTTCTCAAAACTTTCCTAATAGTAATCGTTGGTTACAAGATGCAAGTTATTTAAGAGTACAAAATATAACGCTTTCCTACGACTTTAAAAAAGAATTTATATCTAAGTTAAACTTATCAGAATTCCAGTTTTACATTAATGCAGAAAATATATTTACTTGGACAAACTACACAGGCTATAGTCCAGATATTTCAAGTGCTGGTCGTTCTACAGGTGGAGGTTCTACTACAGATGTAGATCAAAATATAGATACTGGGGCTTACCCAGTACCAAGAACATTTACAATAGGACTTAAAGCTAAATTTTAA
- a CDS encoding glycosidase: MLEIKRHPQNPIVIPGEQEIRKVVTFNPGAIYDNNKFYLYDRAAITLSPFRTTIGILESDNGVDFKPLQDEPVFTSEKLGFPEGSVQDPRVVKIDGKYYMNYAFQPYGFNCYPTGEGVPFYDVSNYPKWKEEVYPMITRSGIAVSDDGINFEQLCYTSPKEIDDRDHILFPEKIKDKFALLRRPIEFVGDEYGTDRPGIWICFSDDLFEWSKPVLIARSEEQWEGKKIGAAANPIKTSKGWLVMYHGVDKGSVYKVGALLLDLEDPTKVIARTKNYIMEPEEYYEKVGLIIPNVVFPTSLVEKDGLLYIYYGACDTSICLATVKTEELVNHILDPNS; this comes from the coding sequence GTGTTAGAAATTAAAAGACATCCACAGAACCCAATTGTAATTCCTGGAGAACAAGAAATTAGAAAAGTAGTTACCTTTAATCCAGGTGCAATTTATGATAATAACAAGTTTTATTTATATGATAGAGCAGCAATAACTTTAAGCCCTTTTAGAACAACTATTGGAATTCTTGAAAGTGATAATGGAGTAGATTTTAAACCTCTACAAGATGAGCCTGTATTTACTTCAGAAAAATTAGGTTTCCCAGAAGGTAGTGTACAAGACCCAAGAGTGGTTAAAATTGATGGTAAATATTATATGAATTATGCTTTTCAACCTTATGGTTTTAATTGTTATCCAACAGGAGAAGGAGTTCCTTTTTATGATGTTTCTAATTATCCTAAATGGAAAGAAGAAGTTTATCCTATGATTACACGTTCTGGAATTGCTGTTTCAGATGATGGAATCAATTTTGAACAATTATGTTACACATCACCAAAGGAAATAGACGATAGAGATCATATTTTATTTCCAGAAAAAATTAAAGATAAATTTGCTTTGTTACGTAGACCTATTGAATTTGTTGGAGATGAATATGGAACAGATAGACCTGGTATTTGGATTTGTTTTTCAGATGATTTATTTGAATGGTCTAAACCAGTTTTAATAGCACGTTCTGAAGAACAATGGGAAGGAAAAAAAATAGGAGCAGCAGCCAATCCTATTAAGACAAGTAAAGGTTGGTTGGTTATGTATCACGGTGTAGATAAGGGGTCTGTATATAAAGTTGGTGCTCTTTTATTAGATTTAGAAGACCCAACAAAAGTAATTGCAAGAACTAAAAATTACATTATGGAGCCAGAAGAATATTATGAAAAAGTTGGTTTAATTATTCCTAATGTTGTTTTTCCAACTAGTTTGGTAGAAAAAGATGGTTTGTTATATATCTACTATGGAGCTTGTGACACAAGTATTTGCTTGGCAACTGTTAAAACAGAAGAACTGGTTAATCATATTTTAGATCCTAATTCTTAA
- a CDS encoding glycoside hydrolase family 99-like domain-containing protein: protein MKNFIIGLCFCLFLFQCVDSNKSKITKSSLPKNKTKVIAHYMGWYSDKNSQNKKLRHWEHGYANTPIIGAYNSKSKATLVYHSLLAWSSGLDAIAINVKDKYDYETMEELFNTIDELQSISKGKFNLKYLISYDDQGFDLQEPLDTTFVKVKDFKEHIIKRKNYLFHKNNPLFFSFDYPKKFLTAKSFRTVIDSVFKENKPYLIWNTFGEGEEVQTYVNAFYPWVQPGGEWDTEGLNWGKGYLNYFYDQVNKFETKYSFVVGGVWAGFDDRKNTSWGGNRLISRQNGKVYDDTWNFIHNYKGKLPMDYVVLETWNDWNEGTEIEPSLEYGYQYLTKTVKHINKLKGTSIKENSLKFELAKEIHDAIQKNNDTISEILKESIELFCKKSYKQVQEKLK from the coding sequence ATGAAAAACTTTATAATAGGTCTTTGTTTTTGTTTGTTTTTGTTTCAATGTGTAGATAGTAACAAATCTAAAATTACAAAAAGTAGCTTGCCAAAAAACAAGACAAAGGTAATTGCGCATTATATGGGATGGTATTCTGATAAAAATTCTCAGAATAAAAAACTCAGGCATTGGGAGCATGGTTATGCAAACACACCAATTATTGGAGCATATAATTCTAAAAGTAAAGCCACTTTAGTATACCATAGTTTATTAGCATGGTCATCTGGTTTAGATGCCATTGCAATTAATGTAAAAGATAAATATGATTATGAAACTATGGAAGAATTATTTAACACTATAGATGAGTTGCAATCTATTTCTAAAGGAAAATTTAATCTTAAATACTTAATTAGTTACGATGATCAAGGATTTGATTTGCAAGAACCTTTAGATACAACTTTTGTGAAAGTGAAAGATTTTAAAGAACATATCATAAAACGTAAAAACTATCTTTTTCATAAAAATAATCCTTTATTTTTCTCTTTTGATTATCCTAAGAAGTTCTTAACAGCAAAGAGTTTTAGAACAGTTATAGATTCTGTATTTAAAGAAAACAAACCTTATTTAATCTGGAACACCTTTGGTGAAGGAGAAGAAGTACAAACTTATGTAAATGCTTTTTATCCTTGGGTACAACCAGGAGGAGAATGGGATACAGAAGGTTTAAATTGGGGAAAAGGGTATTTAAATTATTTCTATGATCAGGTAAATAAGTTTGAAACCAAATACAGTTTTGTAGTTGGAGGTGTATGGGCAGGTTTTGATGATAGAAAAAATACTTCTTGGGGAGGAAACAGGTTAATTAGTAGACAAAATGGAAAAGTCTATGATGATACTTGGAACTTTATACATAATTACAAAGGAAAATTACCTATGGATTATGTAGTATTAGAAACATGGAATGATTGGAATGAAGGTACTGAGATTGAACCTAGCCTGGAGTATGGTTATCAATATTTAACAAAGACAGTAAAACATATTAACAAATTAAAGGGAACAAGTATTAAAGAGAATTCATTAAAATTTGAGCTGGCAAAAGAAATTCATGATGCCATTCAAAAAAATAATGATACAATTTCAGAAATACTCAAAGAATCCATTGAATTATTTTGTAAAAAAAGCT